The genomic window CTCCCGGAGACGTGTCGCCGAAATAGTGCCGCACCCACTCCTTGAGGCGGGCCGCCGCCTCGACGTCCGAGAGCACGCGGTCCGCCTCCGACAGGATCTGCCCGGCGTGCGCGGCATCCAGCCACTCGCAGGCGGACAGGTACCCGTGCGTGTCGATGCTGGCTCGCGGGTCGGCCGGGCGGGTCACGAGCAGCGGACGGTCGGCGGCCAGCCGGTCGTAGACCATCGCCGAGATGTCGACGACCGCGACATCGGCGGCCGACAGCTGCCACCCGAGTTCCGGGCCGTCGTCGAAAACGTGCTGTGCGGTGGGATCGGCGGCGTTCGCCGCCGCGATGGCGGCGATGATGCGCGCGTTGGCCTGGCCGTACGCCTCGTCGACGACGCCCGATCGCGGGTGCGGCCGGTAGATCAGACGGTGGTCAGGGCTCGCGAGCACGGCCTGCGTCAGCGCCTCGCCGTGCGTGGCGATCGAGCCGTAATGCGCAGATGGCCGGTCGCCTTCCCAGGTGGGTGCGTACAGCACCACGGTGCGCCCGTCGGGCGTGTAGGGAAGGGTGCCGGAGTAGTGGTCGGCCTGCGGCCTGCCGATCTCGATCGTGCGCCGCTCGAGGTCGTAGTCCCACAGCACCCGCGCGAGGCGCTCGCGGGCCGCGTCACCGGCCACCAGGGCGTAGTCGTACGCCTTGAACTGGTTGGTGGTCATGTACATCTTGTCGGACTCGCCGTGGTTGATGAACACGTGCCACCGGCGGCCGTACCGGAACATCTGGAAGTTGCGGGTGTTCTGGTTGACGTACAGCACGACCCGGATGTCCTGCGCGGCGATGAAGCGCTCCACGTCGCGGACGGTGGGCACGAACGCCAACGGCAGCGCGTCGTCGGCCGCCAGCTGCCGGGCGCCCGTGGCAGAGCGGGCGAGCACGACGACCGGCCAGCGCTCCGCCAGCTGCGCGAGCGGCTTGTACCACTGCCGCATCTGGTACATGTTCACGGCGCCGTCGGCGAAGTACACCGCGACCTTGAAGCGCATCGGCGGCACCGGTCCGCGGGTCGCGAGCTCGCGACGCACCTCGCGCACCGCCGATCGGTTGTCGAGCGCCTTTCGCAGCAGCCTGGCAGCCTTACGTCCATCCGATACAACACCCACCCCTTCAGCCTACCGAGGCCGCGCATGACATGATCGACGGATGCACGACGCCGCCTCCCGCACCACCAAGGACGCGCCGGTCGTGGCAGCCGATGCCGGAGTCACCTTCGTCATGCCCGTGCTCAACGAGCGGGCGTACCTGGAACGCGCGGTGCGCACGGTGCTCGAACAGGACGTCGCCGGCCGCCCGGTCGAGCTGGTGCTCGCGCTGGGACCGTCGAGCGACGGCACGACGGAACTCGCCCGCCGACTGGCCGCGGCGGACCCCAGGATCGTCCTCATCGACAACCCCGCCGCCGACATCCCGGTGGGGCTGAACCTCGCCATCCGCGCGGGGCGCTACCCCACCGTCGTGCGCGTCGACGCGCACTCCGAACTCACCGGGGACTACACCCGCCGCGCCCTCGAGACCCTCGAGCGGGTGCGCGCCGCGAACGTCGGCGGCATCATGCGCGCCGACGGCCGCACCCCCTTCCAGCGAGCGGTCGCGCGCGCGTACAACTCCCCCATCGGCCTGGGCGGCGGCGCGTACCACAGCGGCGGAGCCGAGGGCCCGGCGGAATCGGCCTACCTGGGGGTCATGCGGCGGTCGGTCCTGGAAGAAGTCGGGATGTTCGACGAGTCCGTGCGGCGCGGCGAGGACTGGGAGCTGAACCTGCGCATCCGGCAGGCGGGGTATCGCGTCTGGTTCGACCCGGAGCTCGCCGTCACCTACTGGCCACGCGAGAGCTGGACGCGGCTCGTGCGCCAGTTCTTCGCGACCGGGAAGTGGCGCGGCGAGCTGGTGCGCCGGTACGGCCGACGCAACTCGCTCCGCTACTTCGCCCCGCCCGGGCTGGTCGTGCTGGCGCTTCTGGCGCTGGTGCTGGCGGTGCTGCAGCTGACGGGTGTCGTCGCCGGCTGGGCGTCGGCCGTGGCATCCCTCATCTACCTGCCGGTCGTCGCGTACGCGGTGCTCGTCGTGGGCATGGCCGCCGGCCCCGGTGGCGGGTCGGGGTGGCGCGACAAGCTGTGGACGCTCGCCGTGCTCCCGACGATGCACCTCTCCTGGGGCACGGGGTTCATCGGGGGCGTGATGCGCGGCGCGCACGACACCGTCGACACCTCGCGGCTGGGCACCCGCAACACGCCGCTCCCCTGAGCGAGGCGCTCAGCGCTCGATCAAGCCCTGGTCGAGGATGCGGGCGACGACCCGCTCGGCGGCATGGCCGTCGTCGCGCGCGTTGAACCGGCCCCGCCACGCCGAGTAGGCCGCGGCGTACTGCTCGGGCACACCGTCGTCGGCGAGCGCGGCGATGAGGTCGTCGGCCGAGCGCACCACGGGGCCCGGGGCGTGCGATGCGAGGTCGAAGTAGAACCCCCGCAGCTGGCCCCGGTAGTGCTCGAGGTCCGGCACCAGAAAGTACATGGGCTTTCCCGTGACGCTGAAATCGAACATCACCGACGAGTAGTCCGTGATGAGCGCGTCGGCGGCCAGCAGCAGCTGTGCCGTATCGGGGAACGCCGTCACGTCGATGACCCGCGGCCCCGTCGCATCCCGCCCCGGCAGCAGCGTGCGCGAGTGTCCGCGCACCAGCACGACGGCGTCGCATGCCGCAGCGAGTCGAACCGGATCGACGAAGTCCACCATCTGGTCGCGGTCGTCGCGCCAGGTCGGCGCGTACAGGAGCACGCGCTCGTCGTCGCTGATCCCGAGCAGCCGCCGGGTCGCAGCGCCGTCCCCCGAGACGAGGACGTCGTTTCGGGGGTATCCCTCCACCCACACCGGGCGCGAAAGGAAGGCATACGCCTTCTTCATGATGCGCGCCGCATAGGGGTTCTGTGCGAGCAGCACGTTCCACCGTCGGGACTCCCGCACGACGGCGAGCATGCGGCGGGGATCGAAGCCCGGGCGGTGCAGGGCGAGTCGCTTCAGGGGCGTTCCGTGCCAGGTCTGCAGCACCACCTGCCCGCGACGGCGCTCGAAGCGACGACGCAGCCAGTCGTTGACCACCAGCAGACGCGACGCCCCTCGGGCGCGCCACCACCGCGGCGAGCCTTCGACCACCGGCACGGCGCCGTCGGGGACGGCCACCGACAGGTCCACGACGCTCCAGTACCGCACGACGCCGGGAGCCACCCGCGCCAGCTCCCGGTCGATCGCCAGCGGGTTGCAGCTGGCGTTGCGCCCATAGAAGCTCTCGAAGAACACGGCGTTCTCGAGCTCGTCGCGTCCGGTGACGTAGCGGCGCTCCAGTGCCGCCTGCCCGTCGCCGGAGTCGTATGCCGGATCCACCGGCGGCCCGATGCGCAGCACCGCGCCGTCCAGCTCGGCGCGGAGGGTGCCGAGCATGGTGAGCGGCACCGCGGCGGTGGCATCCACCGGCTCACCGTCGGCACCGATGACCGTCACCTCGTACCGGCCGGTCGGCAGCGGCAGCTCGGGCCCGCCCCACCGCGAGGCCTGCAGCCGGAACACCGCCCGCCAGGTGGCGCCACGGCCCGTCAGGCGCGCGGTGACCCGTGCGCGCGGGCCGATGAGCTCGGCGCGCTCGGGACGCGGCCCGGTTCCGCTCAGCTCGAGCGTGGCAGCGTCCTCGGCGATGAGGCGTGCTCGGATCATGCCGGTCCCTTCGATCGTGTGGCAAGGCCTGCGCGGATCGCACGGTACACCCGCGCGGTGTTGCCGCCGTCTCGGTACGCGTGCACCCGCTCGCTCAGCCGGCGCGATCGGTCCACGCGCGCCTCGCGGGCGGCGGGGTCGCCGAGCACGGCGTCGAGCTGACTGCAGACGGCATCCCAGTCCGTTGCGTGATCGCCGCCTGCCACGTCGGCATAGGTGCCGTAGAAGCCGCGTCGCGCGGCGTACGCGTCGAGATCGGGCGCGAGGAACAGCACCGGCAGCGGAACGAGTCCGGCGTCGTAGGCGAGCGATGAGTAGTCGGTGATGAGCACGTCGAGACCCGGCAGCGCCGGTGTGACGTCGGCGAGGACGTCGCTTCCCATGAGCCGCACGCGGTCGACGTCCGCCGGGGGCGCATATCGGCCCGCTCCGAGGTGGTGGGGGCGCACGAGCAGCACGGCATCGTGCTGCGCGAGCACCTGCTGGATGCGGCGCCACTGCGCGGCGTCGGGGATCGACGGATCCTCGTCGCCGTCGCGCCACGTCGGCGCGTAGAGCACCCAGCGGGTGTCGGACGATGCGGATGCCGGCACTCCCGTGGCCGCGGCGATGATCGCTCGCCCCGCCTCGCGCCGGGAGGCGGGGGTGCCGGTCGACAGCACGTCGACGCGGGGTTCGCCGGTGACGACGACCTGGCCGTCGTAGAGCCCGAACGCGGACTCGAGGCGTGCCCGCACGAGCGGCGAGGCTGCCGGCAGCACGGCGATGGCGGCCGCGGTGCGGCGGTACATGAGGCGCAGGAACGCCCGCACCGCGCGTGAACGGGGAAGAAAGCCGCTGCGGAGGGTCTCGGGCGAGTCCAGTCCGATGCGCTTGAGGGGGATGCCGTGCCACAGCTGCACCACGAACGCGCCGGAGACGGCGTAGCGGTTGGCGTCACCCAACCCGTGGGTCACGACGATGACACGGGCCCGGGCCGTGCGCCACAGACCTCGAATCGAGCTGCGGGGCACCGAGGGGATGCCGCGCTCCCGCGCTTCCCGCGCCTGCGCAGCGGTTGCGGTGAGCCATGTGGCATCCACGCCGTGCCGCTCGACGGCCTCGTGCCACAGCGCCCACCCGCCGTCGGCGAGGCCCGCGGCGGAGCCGAACACCCAGGTGTCGCGCGTGCGGGGGACGAACTGCGTGAAGAGGCGACCGGCCGCGTAGAGCGGGATGCGGGCCAGCTTGCCGGCGTTGCCCGCGCCGAACGAAAAGGACGCCACCCCGCGAGCCTATCGCGGGGTGGCGTCCTGACCGGTCAGCGCAGGCGCGTCAGTCGACGAGCTCGCCGAGCGTCACGTCGGTCGTGCGGGTCTCGCCGTCACGCAGGTACGTCAGGCTCACCGTGCTGCCGCCGGCGACCGCCCGAACCTGGGCGGTGAGGTCGGTCGCGCTGGTGATGGGCAGACCGTCGAACCCGGTGACGATGTCACCCTGCTGCAGGCCCGCTTCCGCTGCGGCACCGCCGGGGGTCACCTCGTCGATGTAGGCACCGGTCGTGGTCGCGCCCTCGATGCTCGCGGCCGGGGCGACCATCGCGCCCAGCAGGCCGTGGGTGGCCGCGCCGTCCTCGATGATCTCGTCGGTGATGCGCTCGACGATGTCGGAGGGGATCGCGAAGCCCACGCCGATCGACCCTGACTCGCTGGACGAGCCCGCGGTCGCGATGGCCACGTTGATGCCGATCAGCTTGCCTTCCGCGTCCACGAGTGCGCCGCCGGAGTTGCCGGGGTTGATCGCAGCGTCGGTCTGCAGCACCGAGATCGAGATCGTCGACGTCGCCTGCTGCGGCTCGCCCTGGCCGAAGTCGAAGTAGAACGGTCCCTGGTCCTGCTCCTCCGGTGCCGGCTCGGTGCCGTCGCCCGGCGTCTCGGGGGCGGCGGAGGAGGCGATCGAGATGGAGCGGTTCAGGGCGCTGACGATGCCGGTGGTCACGGTGTTCGCCAGGCCCAGCGGTGCGCCCACCGCGACGGCCTCGTCGCCCACGTTGAGGTCGGCGGAGTCCGCGAACTCGATGGGGGTCAGGCCTGACGCGTCCTGGAGCTTGATCACGGCAAGGTCGTACATCGGGTCGAGCCCCACGATCTCGGCGTCGTACACGCGCCCGTCGGCGGTGGTCACCGTGAGGGCGGCGTCGGAGGTCGCGCCGTCGAGGGTCACCACGTGGGTGTTGGTGACGACGTAGCCGTCCTCGCTGAGGATGACGCCCGACCCGGTGCCGCCGGCGGAGCCGCCGTCAGCGGCGATCGTCACGACGCTCGGCACCACCTTGGCGGCGATGGCGGTGGTCTGGTTCACGCTGTCGGTGTCGTTGACCGTCACCGAAGCCGGGCCGGTCGCCGTCACCGGCTGGGAGGCGCTCCAGATGTTGACGCCGGCGTACGCGCCGCCGATCCCGGCGGTGCCGCCGACGAGGGCGGCCGCGAGCATCAGCGCGGCGACCTTGCCCGCGCCGATGCCGGACTTCGATGCGGAGGTCGACTCGGCGGCGTCCGACGTCGAGGACGGCGCGGCGGTGGCGGCGGTCGGCTGCTGGGGCGCGGCGCCGTAGGGGTGCTGGGGCGCGCCGTAGCCGGACGCCGCAGCGCCGTAGCGGGGCGCTGCGCCGTAGGCGGGCGCGCCGGGGTGCGGCGGTGCGGGGCGCTGGCCGGGGGCCGGGTGCTGCTGGGCAGCCTGGGCGGCGGCCTGCGGGGGAACGGGGGGAACAGCGGCCGGCTCGGCGCCGGCGGGGGTCTCAGTGGGGCGGATGCCCTCGGTGTCGCTCATGGAAAACTCCTTCTGACGGGCTCTTCCAGAGTGCCGCCCGTTGCTGTGCTTTGCTTATGCCCTGAGTGGGATCACCCTATGCGTGTAGCGTGGGCGAGGTGCGAGAGATTCCCGGCGCCTGGCGCCGCGCCGCCCGCGGCGCGGGGCTTCTGGCAGCGGACGGCACGTCCGTTCCCACCATTTTCGCCGAGATGAGCGCCCTGGCAACCCACACCGGAGCGGTGAACCTCGGGCAGGGCTTCCCCGACGAGGACGGCCCGGCGGAGGTGCTCGAGGTCGCGCGGGCGGCGATCGCTCACGGCGTCAACCAGTATCCGCCCGGCCGTGGCATGCCCGATCTCCTCGAAGCCATCGCCGAGCACCAGCACCGCTTCTACGGACTGCAGCTGGACCCCCACCGGAACGTCCTGGTCACCGCCGGCGCGACGGAGGCGCTCGCAGCCACGCTCCTCGCGCTCGTGGACGGTCCCGATGACGAAGTGGTCGTGTTCGAGCCGTACTACGACAGCTACGCGGCCTGCATCGCGCTGGCCGGTGCACGGCTCGTGCCGGTGCCGTTGCGGTGGCCGGATTTCCAGCCGGACATCGAAGATCTGCGGCGGGCGGTCACCGACCGTACCCGGCTGATCCTCGTCAACGACCCCCACAACCCGACCGGTGCGGTCTTCGAGCGCGACGCCCTCGAAGAGATCGTGCGCCTCGCCGAGCAGCACGATGCCGTCATCGTCACCGACGAGGTCTACGAGCACCTCGTCTTCGACGCGCAGCACGTGCCCATCGCGACGCTCCCGGGCGCCTGGGAGCGCACCCTCACGATCTCGTCCGCCGGCAAGACCTTCGCCACGACCGGGTGGAAGATCGGCTGGGTCTCCGGCCCCGCCGACCTGATCCAGGCGGTGCTGGCGGTCAAGCAGTTCCTCACCTACGTCAACGGTGCGCCCTTCCAGCCCGCGATCGCCGCCGGCCTCCGCCTCCCGGACTCCTTCTTCACCGGACTGGCCGCCACGCTCCGGGACAAGCGCGACCTGCTCGGGCGGGGGCTGCGGGCAGCGGGATTCGATGTGTCCACACCGCGCGGCTCCTACTTCACCGTCGCCGACGCCGCTCCTCTCGGCGCGACGGATGCCGCGCAGTTCTGCCGCGAGCTGCCGGGACGGGCCGGCGTCGTCGCCATCCCCCTCACCGCGTTCGTCACCGGTGAGCACCGCGGTGACTACGCGACCCTCCTGCGGTTCGCCGCCTGCAAGCGCACGGACGTGCTCGAGGACGCCGTCACCCGCCTCGCGGCGCTGAAAAGCTAAGCCGGGCGCGCCGCCCGGCCGGTCAGCGGCGCGGCTGCACCGTGTAGCGGCGCAGTGCCAGCGCCGGATTCACCCGGCGCACCCTGGCGACGGCGTCGATATCGAGGTGCGCGACCGCGACGTCGGTCGCGGTGCCCACGGCGGCGATCTGCACGCCCTGCGGGTCGACGATGAGCGAATGACCAACGCCGAGCGGCGGCGGGTGGTCGGCCGCGGCGACGAAGAGCGTGTTCTCGATCGCCCGTGCCGTCAGCAGGGTGCGCCAGTGGTGCTCCTTGAGCGCGCCGCGCACCCATTCCGCGGCGACCAGGATCACATCGGCGCCGGCATCCGCCAGCACACGCCCGACCTCCGGGAACCGCAGGTCGTAGCAGGTCATGAGCGCGAACCTCAGGCCGCCGACGTCGAAGGTCTCCGGCTCGGCCGGCTCCCCCGGTTCGACCCAGTCCGACTCCCGTTGCCCGAACGCGTCGTACAGGTGCAGCTTGCGATACCGGGCCCGCAGACCGCTCGCGTCGACGGCGACGACGGTGTTGTGCACGCGCCGTCCATCGGTGCCGCGCTCCAGCAGCCCCGCCACGAGGTGCACGCCGTAACGGGCTGCGATGCCCGTGAGCTCCTGCACGAAGGCGCCGTCGACGTCCTGGGCGTTTCGGAAGAGCGACTCGTCGAACGGGTCGACGAAGTAGCTCGCGTACTCGGGGAAGAGCACGACCTGAGCGCCCCGCCCCTGCGCACGTCGGACGAGCACCTCGATCTGCGCGAGGTTCGCCCGGGTGTCGGCCGTCGGGCCGAACTGTGCGACGGCGACGCCGACGGTCTCTGCGCTCACCTGCTGTCTCCTTCCCGGCGCACCCGCACCACGAGCGGAACGGCGACCCACAGTGCGATGATCACGCCGCCCAGGACGGCGCCTGCGATCCATGATGCCGTGCCGCCGACCACCACGTCGAACACAAAGGCCACGACCCCCACGAGCAGCAGCGACACCGTCAGGAGGGAGGTGAGCAGGGCGAGGTGCCCGTATGCGACCACGGTGCGCTTGGCGCGGTGCTGAAAGAGGAAGCGGTGCAGGGCGACGGGGGCCAGTGCCACGATCGCACTCAGGGCCGAGACGGCGATGAGCACGAGATAGAACGCGCGCTGGCCGCGGCTGAGGTCCGCGAAGGCGGGCTGGAACGCCAGCGCGAGGAGGAAGCCGGTGAGGATCTGAGAGCCCGTCTGCAGCACCCGCAGCTCCTGCAGCACCTCGTTCCAGTTGCGGTCCGCCCGCTCGGCGGGTGATTCGTCGCGTCCATCCGCGGCGGCTCGCGGCGTGGCGGGAGGGTGCGGATCGGGCGGGCCGGACATGCGTTCATCCTGACGAGGCGGGCGGATCCGGGCAACCGGAGGGCGCGGCAGGCCAGCGATGGCGTGGACCACTCCGAGAGCGTGTTAGGCTATTAAACGTGCCGCGGGGTGGAGCAGTTCGGTAGCTCGCTGGGCTCATAACCCAGAGGTCGTAGGTTCAAATCCTGCCCCCGCAACCAAGATGAGAAGGCCCTCGCGAAAGCGGGGGCCTTCTTCGTCGGCCCGCCCGCGTGACGCGTGGCCACTCGGCCCCTCGCACCCCCGGCCGGAGGATCACTCCGGATCGAGCACCTCGGATATCTCGTCGAGGAAGCGCGTGACGGCGCCGAGCTGATCGTCGTCGAACCCGTCGGCCACCGCCCTCATGTCGCGCAGGCGCCGCCCGAAATGACGGTGGAAGTCGTCACGGGTCCGCTGGGTGAGCACCACGATGAGTGCACGCCGGTCGGACGGGTGCCGGCGGCGCTCGATGTGCCCGGACTCGCTGAGCCGGTCGAGCAGCTTCGTCGTGGAGGCCGTCGAGATGCGCAGGTGCCGAGAGACGTCATGCGGGCTCACGGCCTGTCCGCGCTGCTCGCGCATGACCAGCATGCGCAGCGCCGCCACGTCCGTGGCGTTCATGTCCATCTCGTCCTTCATACCGCCGTGCATGCGGTCGACGGCGTCGCTGAAGGTGCGCACGGCCTCCAGCGCCGAGCGCACCGCCCGGTCGTGTTCCGTGGGTTCCCGGCGCTCCGCCATCGTGTGGACACCCCCGCTCCCCATCGGTATCATCGTGCCAGATCGCTAGATAAACTAGCAACCAGGAGACCTAATGAGCGAAGAAGAGCTGGTCGTCCTCCTCGACGACGACGGACGCGAGATCGGCACCGCCCCGAAATCCAGCGTGCACGGCACCGACACTGCCCTCCACCTGGCATTCTCCTGCCACGTGCTCGACGACGCCGGCCAGGTGCTGGTGACCCGCCGAGCGCTCGACAAGAGGACATGGCCGGGCGTCTGGAGCAACTCGTTCTGCGGCCACCCCCGTCCCGCCGAGCCACTGCTGGCCGCCGTGCGGCGTCGCGCCGAGTACGAGATCGGCCTGACGCTCACCGACATCGAGCTGTCCCTCCCCCTGTTCCGCTACCGGGCGGTGGATGCCAGCGGCATCGTCGAGCACGAGATCTGCCCGGTCTACACCGCCCGCGCGTCGGGTGAGCCGGTACTCAACGCGCTCGAGGTCGCCGAGGCGCGGTGGGTCGCGCCCGAGGACCTCGCCCGCGCACTGGATGCCACGCCTTGGGCCTTCAGCCCCTGGCTGGTGCTGCAGGCCGAGCAGATGCGGGTGTTCGACGCCCTCTCCTCCACCGCACGCGGTGCGACGTGATCGCCATCTCCGGCCAGGATCGAGCCGCCATCGACGGCGCGATCGAGGCGGCCTTCGATCGGCTCGACGCGCGTCTGGCGACCCTGTCCGGTGACATGCGTCCCCTCGGCGGCGCGATGCGCCGGGCGGCCGCGGGAGGCAAACGGTTCCGACCCGCGCTGGTCGTGGCA from Microbacterium sp. zg-Y625 includes these protein-coding regions:
- a CDS encoding carbon-nitrogen hydrolase family protein, with the translated sequence MSAETVGVAVAQFGPTADTRANLAQIEVLVRRAQGRGAQVVLFPEYASYFVDPFDESLFRNAQDVDGAFVQELTGIAARYGVHLVAGLLERGTDGRRVHNTVVAVDASGLRARYRKLHLYDAFGQRESDWVEPGEPAEPETFDVGGLRFALMTCYDLRFPEVGRVLADAGADVILVAAEWVRGALKEHHWRTLLTARAIENTLFVAAADHPPPLGVGHSLIVDPQGVQIAAVGTATDVAVAHLDIDAVARVRRVNPALALRRYTVQPRR
- a CDS encoding CDP-glycerol glycerophosphotransferase family protein — protein: MIRARLIAEDAATLELSGTGPRPERAELIGPRARVTARLTGRGATWRAVFRLQASRWGGPELPLPTGRYEVTVIGADGEPVDATAAVPLTMLGTLRAELDGAVLRIGPPVDPAYDSGDGQAALERRYVTGRDELENAVFFESFYGRNASCNPLAIDRELARVAPGVVRYWSVVDLSVAVPDGAVPVVEGSPRWWRARGASRLLVVNDWLRRRFERRRGQVVLQTWHGTPLKRLALHRPGFDPRRMLAVVRESRRWNVLLAQNPYAARIMKKAYAFLSRPVWVEGYPRNDVLVSGDGAATRRLLGISDDERVLLYAPTWRDDRDQMVDFVDPVRLAAACDAVVLVRGHSRTLLPGRDATGPRVIDVTAFPDTAQLLLAADALITDYSSVMFDFSVTGKPMYFLVPDLEHYRGQLRGFYFDLASHAPGPVVRSADDLIAALADDGVPEQYAAAYSAWRGRFNARDDGHAAERVVARILDQGLIER
- a CDS encoding CDP-glycerol glycerophosphotransferase family protein encodes the protein MGVVSDGRKAARLLRKALDNRSAVREVRRELATRGPVPPMRFKVAVYFADGAVNMYQMRQWYKPLAQLAERWPVVVLARSATGARQLAADDALPLAFVPTVRDVERFIAAQDIRVVLYVNQNTRNFQMFRYGRRWHVFINHGESDKMYMTTNQFKAYDYALVAGDAARERLARVLWDYDLERRTIEIGRPQADHYSGTLPYTPDGRTVVLYAPTWEGDRPSAHYGSIATHGEALTQAVLASPDHRLIYRPHPRSGVVDEAYGQANARIIAAIAAANAADPTAQHVFDDGPELGWQLSAADVAVVDISAMVYDRLAADRPLLVTRPADPRASIDTHGYLSACEWLDAAHAGQILSEADRVLSDVEAAARLKEWVRHYFGDTSPGAATARFHAAIEHLMQEWDRWQSLTAGDPVDDDQDDAELDDAD
- the idi gene encoding isopentenyl-diphosphate Delta-isomerase, coding for MSEEELVVLLDDDGREIGTAPKSSVHGTDTALHLAFSCHVLDDAGQVLVTRRALDKRTWPGVWSNSFCGHPRPAEPLLAAVRRRAEYEIGLTLTDIELSLPLFRYRAVDASGIVEHEICPVYTARASGEPVLNALEVAEARWVAPEDLARALDATPWAFSPWLVLQAEQMRVFDALSSTARGAT
- a CDS encoding CDP-glycerol glycerophosphotransferase family protein; translation: MASFSFGAGNAGKLARIPLYAAGRLFTQFVPRTRDTWVFGSAAGLADGGWALWHEAVERHGVDATWLTATAAQAREARERGIPSVPRSSIRGLWRTARARVIVVTHGLGDANRYAVSGAFVVQLWHGIPLKRIGLDSPETLRSGFLPRSRAVRAFLRLMYRRTAAAIAVLPAASPLVRARLESAFGLYDGQVVVTGEPRVDVLSTGTPASRREAGRAIIAAATGVPASASSDTRWVLYAPTWRDGDEDPSIPDAAQWRRIQQVLAQHDAVLLVRPHHLGAGRYAPPADVDRVRLMGSDVLADVTPALPGLDVLITDYSSLAYDAGLVPLPVLFLAPDLDAYAARRGFYGTYADVAGGDHATDWDAVCSQLDAVLGDPAAREARVDRSRRLSERVHAYRDGGNTARVYRAIRAGLATRSKGPA
- a CDS encoding pyridoxal phosphate-dependent aminotransferase — encoded protein: MREIPGAWRRAARGAGLLAADGTSVPTIFAEMSALATHTGAVNLGQGFPDEDGPAEVLEVARAAIAHGVNQYPPGRGMPDLLEAIAEHQHRFYGLQLDPHRNVLVTAGATEALAATLLALVDGPDDEVVVFEPYYDSYAACIALAGARLVPVPLRWPDFQPDIEDLRRAVTDRTRLILVNDPHNPTGAVFERDALEEIVRLAEQHDAVIVTDEVYEHLVFDAQHVPIATLPGAWERTLTISSAGKTFATTGWKIGWVSGPADLIQAVLAVKQFLTYVNGAPFQPAIAAGLRLPDSFFTGLAATLRDKRDLLGRGLRAAGFDVSTPRGSYFTVADAAPLGATDAAQFCRELPGRAGVVAIPLTAFVTGEHRGDYATLLRFAACKRTDVLEDAVTRLAALKS
- a CDS encoding S1C family serine protease, with amino-acid sequence MSDTEGIRPTETPAGAEPAAVPPVPPQAAAQAAQQHPAPGQRPAPPHPGAPAYGAAPRYGAAASGYGAPQHPYGAAPQQPTAATAAPSSTSDAAESTSASKSGIGAGKVAALMLAAALVGGTAGIGGAYAGVNIWSASQPVTATGPASVTVNDTDSVNQTTAIAAKVVPSVVTIAADGGSAGGTGSGVILSEDGYVVTNTHVVTLDGATSDAALTVTTADGRVYDAEIVGLDPMYDLAVIKLQDASGLTPIEFADSADLNVGDEAVAVGAPLGLANTVTTGIVSALNRSISIASSAAPETPGDGTEPAPEEQDQGPFYFDFGQGEPQQATSTISISVLQTDAAINPGNSGGALVDAEGKLIGINVAIATAGSSSESGSIGVGFAIPSDIVERITDEIIEDGAATHGLLGAMVAPAASIEGATTTGAYIDEVTPGGAAAEAGLQQGDIVTGFDGLPITSATDLTAQVRAVAGGSTVSLTYLRDGETRTTDVTLGELVD
- a CDS encoding glycosyltransferase family 2 protein, translating into MHDAASRTTKDAPVVAADAGVTFVMPVLNERAYLERAVRTVLEQDVAGRPVELVLALGPSSDGTTELARRLAAADPRIVLIDNPAADIPVGLNLAIRAGRYPTVVRVDAHSELTGDYTRRALETLERVRAANVGGIMRADGRTPFQRAVARAYNSPIGLGGGAYHSGGAEGPAESAYLGVMRRSVLEEVGMFDESVRRGEDWELNLRIRQAGYRVWFDPELAVTYWPRESWTRLVRQFFATGKWRGELVRRYGRRNSLRYFAPPGLVVLALLALVLAVLQLTGVVAGWASAVASLIYLPVVAYAVLVVGMAAGPGGGSGWRDKLWTLAVLPTMHLSWGTGFIGGVMRGAHDTVDTSRLGTRNTPLP
- a CDS encoding DUF6328 family protein, whose protein sequence is MSGPPDPHPPATPRAAADGRDESPAERADRNWNEVLQELRVLQTGSQILTGFLLALAFQPAFADLSRGQRAFYLVLIAVSALSAIVALAPVALHRFLFQHRAKRTVVAYGHLALLTSLLTVSLLLVGVVAFVFDVVVGGTASWIAGAVLGGVIIALWVAVPLVVRVRREGDSR
- a CDS encoding MarR family winged helix-turn-helix transcriptional regulator, which produces MGSGGVHTMAERREPTEHDRAVRSALEAVRTFSDAVDRMHGGMKDEMDMNATDVAALRMLVMREQRGQAVSPHDVSRHLRISTASTTKLLDRLSESGHIERRRHPSDRRALIVVLTQRTRDDFHRHFGRRLRDMRAVADGFDDDQLGAVTRFLDEISEVLDPE